The following is a genomic window from Spirosoma foliorum.
CTCCCGGCGAAACTGCTCCAAGCGCTTCAATTCATCGATTTCCCGTTGTTTCCGGGCGACGTAAACAAAAATCTCATCGTTTAATTTTTTGAACGGATTCGTGTTCTTGATGATCGATTTTCGGGAGATGCTGAAGTCACGGATTTTGAGTTGGTGGATGGTTTTGTACATCTTATTGACTTCCCGGAATACGAGTAGCTCAATAGCATACAGCACCAGAAAAAACGAAATAGCAAACGACGAAAGGCCCACCACAAACAACATGCTGCTGGTGACCCCCTCAACAAAGGTTAAAAAGGTCAGCGTCAGTGCCGAAATCAGGCAAGCCAGTAAAAGCGCAATAATGCGGGGACTTAAAGACATTAGTTATAAAGTCATAGAGTTATAAAGTTATATAGTTGTTAAGCACAGAGCACTTTTTACAACCTTACAACTTTATAACTCTAGAACTCATTCTGGTTGATCGGTAAACATATAGCCTACGCCCTTAAGTGTACGGATGTGGGCGTCGCCGATTTTTTCGCGGAGTTTGCGGATGTGGACGTCGACAGTTCGTTCGAGAACGTAGATATCGGCTCCCCAGATCTTCTGAAGTAGCTCTTCGCGGCTACAGACTTTGTTCGGATGTTGCGCCAGAAAAAACAGTAACTCAAATTCTTTTTTCGGCAATATGATCGACTTGTCGTTCTGGCTAACCGAATAATTCTTTCGGTTAATCAACAGGTCGGCAATGGTAATTTGCTCACCGGGGTCTGCTTTTTGAGCTTCGCGCCGGAACAGCGCGTTAATACGGCTCATGAGCGCCCGTGGCTTAATCGGCTTGGTGAGATAATCATCGGCACCTACGTCGAAAGCGGCTACTTCGGAGTATTCTTCCGAGCGAGCTGTCAGGTAAAGAATATACGTCTGGCGGAGTTCGGCAATATCGCGAAGTTGCCGACCCGTTTCGATACCGTCCAGATGGGGCATCATGATGTCGAGCAGAACCAATTCGGGCAGATACGTCTTGGCAATTTCAATGGCTTTTCGTCCATCGGTTGCTGTACGGACTTCATAACCTTCTTTGTTAAGGTTGTATTCGAGCATTTCAACAATGTCAACGTCGTCGTCAACGACTAAAACGCGATGCAGTGGTTGAGCGGCTTTTGCAGCACTCATACGAGATGGAAGTTGGTGATAATGACCTACTTTTAGTAGCTTACTTATAGCATTAACAGCCCGAAGTTACGTGGCTTATAATCAACGTTACCAATTACAAACGCATACTTAACAAAAACTTAACAGTTACTTCATAAGTAACGACCCTAATTTTCAACTGAAAACGAGTTCGTTAATTGATTATAAAGAAGCCTATTGTTAAAACTAAAGCCGATGACAGATGGTTGGCTACTTAGGTAACTCTGCCAAATGCTGAAAAATAGAACTAAGCTACCCTCGGTTGTTACCTGTTACTATGAATAATCACGCTTCGGAGATTAAGTTGCCTCCGTATGTTAAAGTTGTTAGCGTACTCCTGTCACTCGTTATTATTGTTTATGGCCTACATGCGCTGAAAGGTATCCTTATTCCTTTGGTGTTCGCCATTTTGTTTTCCGTATTGTTGTTTCCGCTGGTACAACGACTCGAGAACTGGAAAACGCCCCGCGTATTGGCTATTGTCCTTTGTCTGGTATTAGCATTGGCGATCTTAAGTGGTTTATTCTATGCCATTTCGATTCAGATCAGCAGTTTTGCTGAAGTGATTCCAAAATTTATTGACCGTGGTAATGAGTACATTGACAGCATCCAGACATTTGCTGACAAACAGCTAAATATAAATCGCCAGCGGCAGGTTACTGAAGTGAAAAAATACCTTAATCAGGCTCTGGCTGAGGGAGGTACCATTTTAACGTCGACCTTGTTGGCTACCACTAATATAATCACCAATCTGTTTCTCGTCTTATTATTTTCCTTCTTCTTTTTACTCTATCGTGATTTCTTCCGGTCTTTCTTTTACAAAATATTGCGAAAAGTCCGCCGGTCGAAGATTGATAGTGTTATGCAGGGAATTTATGAGGTGGTGAAAGATTATCTGGCTGGTCTGGTGCTGGTAATTCTTATTATTGGCACGCTGATGACTGTCGGCTTGCTCATTCTGGGCGTAGATTATGCCGTTTTCTTCGGATTCTTCGGAGCCTGTCTGGTCCTGATTCCTTACTTTGGACTGTCGATGGGATCTTTATTGCCAGCGGCCTATACGCTGGTGACGCAGGACAATCCAATCAAAGCGTTAGGCGTCATTGGTGTATTTCTATTTGTACAGACGCTGGAAGGTAACTTTATTACGCCCTACATTATTGGCTCTAAAGTTAGTATTAACCCGCTGGCTGCCATTGTTGTCCTTATTCTTTGGGAAAATATCTGGGGCCTTCCAGGCCTGGTTTTAGCGCTGCCCCTGACGGCCATACTAAAAGTTATTTTCGATGCCGCGGAGCCACTCAAGCCATATGGATTTCTGATCGGTGAAGCAGAGAAACCTCGCCCGCCTATAAAAAACCTGCAAGAGCTGGCCGAACAATTACCCAAACGAGCAAAGAAGATTGGGCAAGTAGAGGAGAAGAATTGAATTCAATGAGTGAAAGAGCGATTGAGTGAATAAAATCCGTGTCAGCTATTCAATCATTCTATCATTCACTCATTGAAAATTAAAAATTAAGCGGGTCAAGATTCTTGAAATGGCCGTTCATCCGGATGCGGTCTTTGGTGCGTTCCATGTCTGACACGACGGGTAGTACCGTATTCAAGTGTTGAATCAGGAATAGCTGGCGTTCGGCTTCGGTGTCCAGTGTCAGCAATTCATATTCCTGTTCTACAGATAAGCCAACTTTATGGGCCACCTTGTAGGAAAGGTTTTTGACTGTCGGCGAATAATCAATGTCGAGTTGCAGTAAGGTGTATAGCCGCTTCAACCGTTCGGCCAGTGCCGATGCGTGGGCGCTGAATCCATCACCGGGTTCGACTAACTCAACCTCCCCGCCAGCGTATAACTTACCCGCCATCGGATTCTCGAAATTCACCAACCGAAAAACACCAAGCCCTTTCGATTTAATGTCCATTCGCCCATCGGGATAGCGTTTATGGAGCGTAGTCACGTGCATTTCGGTGCCATAACCGGGAAGCTTGTTGTTGATAAAGGCGGGAATGCCAAATGTGCGTTCTTCCTCCAGACACTCATTGATGAGCTGTCGGTACCGAGGCTCGAAAATATGGAGATTCAAATCTTCGCCAGGGTAAACAATAAGGTTAAGAGGGAACAGAGAGAGCGTCTTTTCCATAACGCAGAAAAGGTACGAGTTTTAGTTGAAAATAGCGTCTGACGGCATAAAACGGACATGTCGGGCCTGGGCTTCGGCGTAGATAGGATCACCTAAATAACCTAGCCCCGTTACGTCAGACATACAATCGGTCACGACAACCAGCTTAGAAACGAGTTCCGGCGCAAAATCCAGCAGTTGTTTAAGGCTGTTGGCCACACAGTGCGACTTGGCTTCGCCCATCAGATAAACGGTATCGAAACGGGCTAAATCGGCAATCAAACTGGTGTTAAGCTGGGTTTCGGGGATGGCTGGATCAGGCACCTGCGCCTGAAAAATACCGAAATGTTCGGATAGGGAGTATAGTCCTTTAGGCACTGCCAAATAGTCAAGTTCGCGCTGTTTTGACCATTCTTTCAAGGCCGTGAACAGGGTGTCATGCAAAGCAGCTCCGCGTGAGCCAATCAGGCAGTGTTCGGGCCAGATGAAATGGGTAAACTGTCCATCGGCTTCAAGGTCATGAACGTATTTTATGGCTTTATCGGGCGCAAAGCGTGGTATCCACTTCTCCGAATCAATATCTACTCCCGTGATTTGGGTAAACGGTGCAGGGTTTTTACCCGCTGCATCGTGCCAGAATAGAGGATGAGCAATATCTAGAATATGGTGTGTATCGAGCGTAACAACGATATTATCAATCTGATCGGTGTGTTGCCGGATAAGGGTAGCCATTCGCTCAATGTCCTGTTCTGCCCCCGGCACAAATAAGGCTCCATCAGGATGACAGAAATCGTATTGAGCATCAATAATTAAAAAAGCGTTTTTCACGGTTGCTTTGGTTTATGTAGCCGGACGGCCGACCGTCCGCGCTACATGTGTGAAATAAGCGAAAAAGCGCATACACATCGAACAACTTACCCCTTTTTCGTTACTTTGATGTATGAATTATACGGAACTCCAACTGCGCCTGTCGCCCGATTATACCGATATCCTCACTGCCGAGCTGGCCGAACTTGGTTTTGTGTCATTTGTTGAAACTGATGAGGGCTTGAGTGCTTACATTGTTGAGTCGGATTTTGAAGAAAAGGCCGTACAGGAATTGATTGCTAAATACGAGGGTCAGACCGCAATAGCCTATGAAGTTAGTTCGTTAGAGAAACGAAACTGGAACGCCGAGTGGGAACGCGATTATGAGCCGATAGAAGTTGCCGACCAGGTTCGGGTCCGGGCGTCCTTCCATGAGTCGGATGCCCGGTTTCGTTACGATATAGTCATTAACCCGAAGATGTCGTTTGGTACAGGCCATCATGAAACCACCGCCATGATGCTGGAACAACAGCTTGGCCTTGATTTTGCCGGGAAGTCAGTGCTCGATGTGGGTAGTGGTACCGGCATTCTGGCGATTCTGGCTGAGAAAATGGGGGCTCAAACGGTACTTGCTTTCGATATTGAGGAATGGGCCGTTGAAAATGCCCGTGAAAATGCGGAGCTAAACGACTGCCCGAAGACTACGGTGTTTCAGGGGACGATTGCCGATGTTGACCCGACGACCCAATACGATATCGTACTCGCCAACATCAACCGGAATATATTGCTGGCTGAAATTCCCTCCTACACAAACTTATTGACCAATAACGGGTATCTTATTGTAAGTGGTTTTTACGAAAACGACGCGCCAGATATTGAGCAGAAAGCAGTGGAAGTCGGATTGAGCCTGGCCAACCGAGCCACCACAAATCAATGGACATCTTTGTCATTTTATAAACCCTGATCGCGTTCGGGTAATCGAACGGCAGTCAGTTGCTGGATATGAATCGTATTTATTATAGCCTGATAGTAACCCTGACTACCCTGACCGTTTCGTTCGGTCAGGCAGTTCGGCTTTCCGATAAGCCGGATCAGTTCATGGCCGATGTGCAAAAACTAATGGCAACCGGTGGACCAGTTGCTGTACGGGCCGGAACAAACTTACAGGCACTCTGGTCCGAAAACCGACTGTCGGCACAACAACAGGAGCGGGTGATGGTATTGAGCCGAAAAATGAATCAGAAGCGGCTTCCAGCAGCTACGCATTTCGCCCCTTTTTATGAATCGCTTTATCTGACAACTCAGCAACAACCCGCTACGAATGTTGATGGATTGCTGACAATTGCCGAAAAGCTATTCGACGCGAATGACCCCAAAGCATTTGCCCGAAGCCTCGAAACAACCCGGCGATTCATGGAGCGGCATGAACTCTATGCCAGCAATTACAACAAACTCTACGCGCTTGGGGGAACATTTCAGCTGCGCTATATTGAAGCCCTGCAACCGGCTAAGCCGGGAGCTGTTCAGACACCGGCAGATTCAATTGCCGCTGCTAAAGCTGCCGCCGATCGGTCGCGGTTCGATGGATGGGATACCCCCGCTACTGCCGATTCTACTCAACCACGTCAATTGGGGGCGCAATACGTTCCGCAGCGTCGGCCAATTCCTTCGGTTTCAGGGCCAGTTATTACGTTGAAAGATGTAACGCTGGCGATTGTAGCGAATGGCGATTCGGCAATTTTGGCGAACACGAGTGGCGATATGATGCTTAAAGATGGTATCCTGGTCGGCCAGGGTGGTAAGTTTACCTGGGCCACCGCCGGACGGCCTGACATTTTCGTAACGCTAAGCGAGTATTCGCTCACGACCATGAACCCGCGCTTGCAGGCCGATGATGTTACCTTGACCTACGGACCTGCCAAGCCAATAAAGGGTGTATTTGAATACGTCAGTAAGAAGAAAGGCGGACCTGTTACCTATCCACGCTTCATGTCGTGGCAGAACGACGTTAAACTGCCTGACCTTGGTCCAGATATCGACTATCGTGGTGGATTAGCTTTATCGGGCACGCAGATGGTTGGTGCATCGGCCAGCGGACAACCGGCCCAACTAACAGTTAAGTATAACGGAAAACCAGCCTTCAAAGCAACTAGCCGCCGATTCGATTTCAACATGAGCGACACGACGGCTGTCGATTCAACGCAGGCAGGACTAACGCAATCGGGTTTTAATACCACCGAACCGGCAAAACCGGCTACTTCTACAAAAAGCGTGTCGCGCCCAACCATTTCTGCTGCATCAGCCTCATTTATTGGCTATGTAGATGCCGATTCAATTACGCATCCATCAGTAATGTTGCGGTACGACAAAAAGCAGCGCATCGCCTGGCTTGATCGTGAACAACGTACCGATTTCGCCCGCGTTCCTTATTCCGATTCGTACCATAAATTTTACATACTGCCCGAAGTTGTTCGTTGGGACTTACCTCGCCGAAAAGTTGACTTCTATCAGGTTGGAGCGAAACGAGAGGTTCCTGTGCGTTTCGAGTCGTACGATTATTTTCAGCCGCAGCGCTATGCCGATCTGACCGTTGACTATGGATTCCACCCTTTGCAAATCGTAGCGAATTTCGTCTCGACCAAAAAGCAACAGACCTTCTACGATGACGATATTACCCAGTTTGCTAAAAATGTTAACGCAACATCGTTACGAGGTTCGTTGAATCGGATGGTGCTGGAAGGCTATATCACGCGAAACCCAACTACCCAAGAGATGCGATTGAGCCGAAAAGGTGCATTGTATGTGTTGGCCTACGCAAAGAAAAGCGACTACGATAACTTCCAGGTGCAATCGGTCTTTGCCTCAAATGATAGTATCAAGAATGCCAGTATTAATCTTGACGATAAAATTCTGACCATTCGGGGAGTTAATCGCTTTACCATATCAGATTCGCTAAAAGTATTTGGCTTCCCATCTGATAAAGTATTAAGGATTGGCAAAGGGCGCGATTTCACGCTCAACG
Proteins encoded in this region:
- a CDS encoding response regulator, with the protein product MSAAKAAQPLHRVLVVDDDVDIVEMLEYNLNKEGYEVRTATDGRKAIEIAKTYLPELVLLDIMMPHLDGIETGRQLRDIAELRQTYILYLTARSEEYSEVAAFDVGADDYLTKPIKPRALMSRINALFRREAQKADPGEQITIADLLINRKNYSVSQNDKSIILPKKEFELLFFLAQHPNKVCSREELLQKIWGADIYVLERTVDVHIRKLREKIGDAHIRTLKGVGYMFTDQPE
- a CDS encoding AI-2E family transporter, with the protein product MNNHASEIKLPPYVKVVSVLLSLVIIVYGLHALKGILIPLVFAILFSVLLFPLVQRLENWKTPRVLAIVLCLVLALAILSGLFYAISIQISSFAEVIPKFIDRGNEYIDSIQTFADKQLNINRQRQVTEVKKYLNQALAEGGTILTSTLLATTNIITNLFLVLLFSFFFLLYRDFFRSFFYKILRKVRRSKIDSVMQGIYEVVKDYLAGLVLVILIIGTLMTVGLLILGVDYAVFFGFFGACLVLIPYFGLSMGSLLPAAYTLVTQDNPIKALGVIGVFLFVQTLEGNFITPYIIGSKVSINPLAAIVVLILWENIWGLPGLVLALPLTAILKVIFDAAEPLKPYGFLIGEAEKPRPPIKNLQELAEQLPKRAKKIGQVEEKN
- a CDS encoding LON peptidase substrate-binding domain-containing protein, giving the protein MEKTLSLFPLNLIVYPGEDLNLHIFEPRYRQLINECLEEERTFGIPAFINNKLPGYGTEMHVTTLHKRYPDGRMDIKSKGLGVFRLVNFENPMAGKLYAGGEVELVEPGDGFSAHASALAERLKRLYTLLQLDIDYSPTVKNLSYKVAHKVGLSVEQEYELLTLDTEAERQLFLIQHLNTVLPVVSDMERTKDRIRMNGHFKNLDPLNF
- a CDS encoding nicotinamidase, whose product is MKNAFLIIDAQYDFCHPDGALFVPGAEQDIERMATLIRQHTDQIDNIVVTLDTHHILDIAHPLFWHDAAGKNPAPFTQITGVDIDSEKWIPRFAPDKAIKYVHDLEADGQFTHFIWPEHCLIGSRGAALHDTLFTALKEWSKQRELDYLAVPKGLYSLSEHFGIFQAQVPDPAIPETQLNTSLIADLARFDTVYLMGEAKSHCVANSLKQLLDFAPELVSKLVVVTDCMSDVTGLGYLGDPIYAEAQARHVRFMPSDAIFN
- the prmA gene encoding 50S ribosomal protein L11 methyltransferase, which codes for MNYTELQLRLSPDYTDILTAELAELGFVSFVETDEGLSAYIVESDFEEKAVQELIAKYEGQTAIAYEVSSLEKRNWNAEWERDYEPIEVADQVRVRASFHESDARFRYDIVINPKMSFGTGHHETTAMMLEQQLGLDFAGKSVLDVGSGTGILAILAEKMGAQTVLAFDIEEWAVENARENAELNDCPKTTVFQGTIADVDPTTQYDIVLANINRNILLAEIPSYTNLLTNNGYLIVSGFYENDAPDIEQKAVEVGLSLANRATTNQWTSLSFYKP